In Bacillus cytotoxicus NVH 391-98, the following are encoded in one genomic region:
- a CDS encoding flotillin family protein, translated as MIPLIIGGVLLAILLLLILVFITKYRTVGPDEALIVTGNWLGGGKNVVTTDDGKKIKIIRGGGTFVVPIMQRAEPLSLLNYKLEVGTRDTYTKQGVPVTVNGVSIIKVGSTIEEVSTAAEQYLGKETEELKVEAKEVLEGHLRAILSSMTVEDAYSNREQFAQKVHEVASSDLKKMGLRIVSFTIKEITDKNGYLDALGQPQIATVKRDAQIANAEREKEARIEKARAEKEAKEAEYQRDAQIAEAEKYKELKVQSYKKEQEQARADADLSYELQQAKAQQNVTEEQMRVKIIEREKQIELEEKEIARREKQYDAEVKKKADADRYAVEQAAEAEKVRQMKKADADQYKIEAEAKARAEEVRVEGLAKAEIEKAQGEAKAEVEKAQGTAEADVIRLKGLAEAEAKQKIAEAFELYGQAAIMDMVLKMLPSYAKEIASPLSNIDKITVVDTGGGGKNSGAGKVAGYATDLMATMQETLKASSGIDLKELLESFAGKDAVEKVVKEQLPVQVVEEQRNDKQ; from the coding sequence ATGATTCCATTAATTATTGGTGGTGTATTACTCGCAATTTTACTTTTGCTTATTTTAGTATTTATCACGAAATATCGCACCGTTGGTCCAGATGAAGCTTTAATTGTCACAGGAAACTGGCTTGGCGGTGGTAAAAATGTTGTGACGACGGATGATGGAAAGAAAATTAAAATTATTCGTGGTGGAGGTACTTTTGTTGTACCAATTATGCAGCGTGCAGAACCTCTTAGTTTATTAAACTATAAATTAGAAGTTGGAACGCGTGATACGTATACAAAACAAGGGGTACCAGTTACTGTAAATGGTGTTTCCATTATTAAAGTAGGCTCAACAATTGAAGAAGTATCAACGGCAGCAGAACAATATTTAGGAAAAGAAACAGAAGAGTTAAAAGTGGAGGCAAAAGAAGTATTAGAAGGGCATTTACGAGCGATTTTATCCTCGATGACGGTGGAAGATGCATATAGTAATAGAGAACAATTTGCACAGAAAGTACATGAAGTAGCGTCTTCAGATTTAAAGAAAATGGGACTTCGCATCGTTTCTTTTACAATTAAAGAAATTACAGATAAAAATGGCTATTTAGATGCACTCGGTCAACCGCAAATTGCAACTGTTAAGCGTGATGCTCAAATTGCAAATGCAGAGCGTGAAAAAGAAGCGCGCATTGAAAAAGCACGTGCTGAAAAGGAAGCGAAAGAAGCTGAATATCAACGCGATGCTCAAATTGCAGAAGCAGAAAAATATAAAGAGTTAAAAGTGCAATCATATAAGAAAGAACAAGAGCAGGCTCGTGCGGATGCGGATCTTTCCTATGAATTACAGCAAGCAAAAGCACAACAAAATGTAACAGAAGAACAAATGCGAGTGAAAATTATTGAGCGTGAAAAACAAATTGAATTAGAAGAAAAAGAAATTGCTCGTCGTGAGAAACAATATGATGCTGAAGTAAAGAAAAAAGCAGATGCAGATCGTTATGCAGTTGAGCAAGCGGCAGAAGCAGAAAAAGTAAGACAAATGAAAAAAGCGGATGCAGATCAATATAAGATTGAAGCGGAAGCAAAAGCACGGGCTGAAGAAGTACGTGTAGAAGGGTTAGCAAAAGCAGAAATTGAAAAGGCGCAAGGGGAAGCGAAGGCAGAAGTTGAGAAAGCACAAGGTACTGCAGAAGCAGATGTTATTAGACTAAAAGGTTTAGCGGAAGCAGAAGCAAAACAAAAAATTGCCGAAGCATTTGAATTATATGGGCAAGCAGCAATTATGGATATGGTTCTGAAAATGCTTCCAAGCTATGCGAAAGAAATTGCGAGTCCGCTTAGTAATATTGATAAGATTACAGTTGTTGATACAGGCGGTGGTGGAAAAAACAGCGGTGCTGGAAAAGTTGCAGGGTATGCAACAGACTTAATGGCAACGATGCAAGAAACATTGAAAGCTTCTTCTGGTATTGACTTAAAAGAACTATTAGAAAGTTTCGCAGGAAAAGATGCGGTGGAGAAAGTAGTAAAGGAGCAGCTTCCTGTACAAGTGGTAGAAGAACAAAGGAACGATAAACAATAA
- a CDS encoding biotin/lipoyl-binding protein, translated as MKVIIEEIYSPCIGVVEEIFVDESSYVYEWEKLMMIRKNDGTLEKVAVGISGNIRAVNIEVGQKVNTDTLLITLEDDLIITGCE; from the coding sequence ATGAAAGTAATAATTGAAGAAATTTATAGCCCGTGTATCGGAGTGGTAGAAGAGATTTTTGTTGATGAGTCATCCTATGTTTATGAATGGGAAAAGTTAATGATGATTCGCAAAAATGATGGGACATTAGAAAAGGTTGCAGTTGGTATTAGCGGAAATATAAGAGCGGTAAATATAGAAGTTGGTCAAAAAGTGAATACGGACACACTATTAATAACATTAGAAGATGATTTAATCATTACAGGTTGTGAATAA
- a CDS encoding methyl-accepting chemotaxis protein produces MEQGKKKLRGIGLKTKLLVSYIIILVLPSIVIGWTSYLQAKTNFNDTILETAKDNIKILNNVINKELDKKQVDAEYFTKLFTEASYQGDQVQNIQNKLEEYNQLHPELEAIYTGSNNGQFIQSPVTEMPEGYNPTERDWYKEAVKKNGEVIVTAPYKSKTTGNIVITLAKQNEDKSGVLGIDLIINDIVNTSKMVNIGKQGYVAIFDQDTRVVAHPTKKPGEKLEDSAIQELYQKEKGDFKFVQDGEERNVIFETNKKTGWKIVGIMPSAEIIQAAAPIFFKTLTVIGISLLIGGVLIYFIIASIIKPLKQLVMSSKKISEGDLTEKVSVHSNDEIGQLGISFNEMATALHDLISKINLSAGHVAASSEELTASVKQASEATEQITKAMEQVSSGAEIQNREVEDGAMLLEEVTKGIQRVADSSSLVSNASAYTKQKAENGGKLVEKTVQQMKLIHESVSQSDKVITLLEDKSKQIGEILEVIQNIAEQTNLLALNAAIEAARAGEHGRGFAIVADEVRKLAEQSGKSSTEIGKLVVEIQSDIKQTVGSMNQVGAEVESGIVVANETKQSFAEILQSTNDTVSQIHNMAEIAKRMTTDANQVSSSMNEIAATVEENAASVQNIAGSSEEQLASMEEINSAAVHLSQMAEELQEMIGKFRV; encoded by the coding sequence ATGGAACAAGGAAAAAAGAAATTGAGAGGAATAGGTTTAAAAACGAAATTACTTGTATCATATATTATCATTTTGGTTCTTCCAAGTATTGTAATTGGTTGGACGTCTTATCTACAAGCGAAAACAAATTTTAATGATACAATTTTGGAAACAGCAAAAGATAACATAAAAATTTTAAATAATGTCATTAATAAAGAACTAGATAAGAAGCAAGTGGATGCTGAATATTTTACAAAATTATTTACCGAAGCGAGTTATCAAGGGGATCAAGTTCAAAATATACAGAATAAATTAGAAGAATATAATCAGTTACATCCAGAATTGGAGGCCATCTATACTGGATCTAATAATGGGCAGTTTATTCAATCACCGGTTACTGAAATGCCAGAAGGATATAATCCTACAGAAAGAGATTGGTATAAAGAGGCGGTGAAAAAAAACGGAGAGGTAATTGTAACAGCTCCATATAAATCCAAAACGACAGGAAACATAGTGATTACATTAGCAAAACAAAATGAGGATAAAAGTGGTGTTCTTGGTATTGATTTAATTATTAATGATATTGTAAATACTTCAAAAATGGTTAATATCGGTAAGCAAGGGTATGTAGCAATTTTTGATCAAGATACACGTGTGGTGGCACATCCAACGAAAAAGCCAGGTGAAAAATTAGAAGACTCAGCAATACAAGAGCTGTATCAAAAAGAAAAAGGAGATTTCAAATTTGTCCAAGACGGTGAAGAACGGAATGTAATTTTTGAAACAAATAAGAAAACAGGGTGGAAAATAGTAGGTATTATGCCTTCGGCAGAAATCATTCAAGCAGCTGCACCAATTTTTTTCAAAACATTAACTGTAATAGGTATTTCTTTATTAATTGGTGGGGTTTTAATTTATTTCATTATTGCATCTATTATTAAACCGTTAAAACAACTTGTTATGTCCTCGAAAAAAATTAGTGAAGGTGACTTAACAGAAAAGGTGAGTGTTCATTCGAATGATGAAATTGGGCAATTAGGGATTAGCTTTAATGAAATGGCAACAGCTCTACATGATCTAATTTCCAAAATTAATCTGTCAGCAGGCCATGTAGCAGCCTCATCAGAAGAATTAACAGCTAGTGTGAAGCAAGCAAGTGAAGCGACAGAGCAAATTACAAAAGCAATGGAGCAAGTATCAAGCGGTGCGGAAATACAAAATCGAGAAGTTGAAGATGGTGCAATGTTGCTGGAAGAAGTTACAAAAGGCATTCAACGTGTTGCGGATAGTTCTTCACTTGTATCAAATGCGTCTGCATATACAAAACAAAAAGCTGAAAATGGTGGGAAGTTAGTCGAAAAGACTGTTCAACAAATGAAATTAATTCATGAGTCTGTTTCGCAATCAGATAAAGTAATTACACTGCTCGAGGATAAATCAAAACAAATTGGAGAGATTCTTGAAGTCATTCAAAATATTGCGGAGCAGACAAATTTATTAGCACTAAATGCAGCGATTGAGGCGGCGCGAGCAGGCGAGCATGGCAGAGGTTTCGCAATTGTAGCAGATGAAGTTCGAAAATTAGCTGAGCAATCGGGGAAATCTTCAACAGAAATTGGAAAACTAGTTGTAGAAATTCAATCGGATATAAAACAAACTGTAGGTTCGATGAATCAAGTAGGAGCAGAAGTAGAATCAGGGATTGTTGTTGCGAATGAAACAAAACAAAGCTTTGCGGAAATATTACAATCTACAAATGATACTGTGTCACAAATTCATAATATGGCAGAAATCGCAAAACGTATGACGACGGATGCGAACCAAGTAAGCTCATCTATGAATGAAATTGCAGCAACAGTTGAAGAAAATGCAGCAAGTGTACAAAATATCGCTGGTTCTTCTGAAGAGCAATTGGCTTCAATGGAAGAAATTAATTCAGCAGCAGTACATTTATCACAAATGGCTGAAGAATTGCAAGAGATGATAGGGAAATTTAGAGTATAA
- the opuD gene encoding glycine betaine transporter OpuD, which translates to MIKKKNSVFYISILLTTLFIIWGAIPASWIQGYDLQSVTSSLNSFILNKFGWFYSLLMTTMIILAAYLAFSKYGSIRLGKDDEKPKYSYLSWLSMLFGAGMGVGLLFYGIAEPISHLGSPLTGEPGTEQSAKLAMRYSFFHWGLFPWSLYAMVALTIAYFTFRMKKGSTISATVTPLFNRSKNSPIGKTVDILAVLATVFGIVPSVGIGAQQIAGGLNYLFPSIHNTISTQLILIAIFTILYLTSAQTGLDRGIKYLSNLNFSLASILLISFLFLGPTVFIMKYFTSTIGSYIGSLPSMGLELGAFSKNSSSWIENWTIFYWGWWISWSPFVGTFIARVSRGRTIREFIFGVVFIPTLICTFWFAVFGGTAIHMEMFQSLGIADEIAKNGTEIGLFSVISHLPFSTFLTIISLVLIATFFVTSADSATFVVSMQTSNGSLSPKNHLKLIWGLTIAVIAAILLRAGGLKALQIAAIIAALPFSFVVILMITSLFKALRQENVAMQTKQATNTIKKVM; encoded by the coding sequence ATGATAAAAAAAAAGAACAGTGTATTCTATATCTCCATCTTGCTTACAACATTATTTATTATATGGGGTGCGATTCCAGCAAGTTGGATACAAGGCTATGATTTACAAAGTGTTACTTCTTCATTAAACTCATTTATCCTCAATAAGTTTGGATGGTTTTACTCTTTACTTATGACCACAATGATTATTTTAGCTGCTTATTTAGCTTTTTCAAAATATGGTTCAATCCGTCTTGGTAAAGATGATGAGAAACCAAAATACAGTTACCTGTCTTGGCTTTCTATGTTGTTTGGAGCAGGAATGGGAGTTGGTCTTCTCTTTTATGGAATTGCTGAACCAATTTCGCATCTTGGTTCACCGCTTACTGGTGAACCTGGGACAGAACAAAGCGCAAAACTTGCTATGAGATATTCTTTTTTCCACTGGGGACTCTTCCCTTGGTCACTATATGCAATGGTTGCTTTAACAATCGCATACTTTACATTTCGAATGAAAAAAGGTAGTACAATTAGTGCTACAGTTACTCCTTTATTTAATCGATCGAAAAACTCTCCTATCGGAAAAACAGTCGATATTTTAGCTGTTTTAGCAACCGTCTTTGGAATTGTGCCATCTGTAGGAATCGGTGCACAACAAATTGCAGGAGGCTTAAACTATTTATTCCCTTCTATTCATAATACCATTAGTACACAGCTCATACTCATCGCCATTTTTACTATACTGTACTTAACAAGTGCACAGACTGGTTTAGATCGTGGGATTAAATATTTGAGTAACTTAAACTTCTCCCTAGCAAGTATATTACTCATTTCCTTTTTATTTCTTGGACCAACTGTCTTTATTATGAAATATTTTACCTCTACAATAGGTTCTTATATCGGATCACTACCAAGTATGGGATTAGAATTAGGAGCCTTTAGCAAAAACTCCTCTTCATGGATTGAGAATTGGACCATTTTCTATTGGGGCTGGTGGATCTCTTGGTCTCCATTCGTTGGAACATTTATCGCAAGAGTTTCCCGCGGACGTACGATTCGAGAATTCATTTTTGGCGTAGTTTTCATTCCAACACTCATTTGTACATTTTGGTTTGCCGTTTTTGGCGGTACTGCTATCCATATGGAAATGTTCCAATCGCTTGGAATTGCTGATGAAATCGCCAAAAACGGCACAGAAATCGGATTATTTTCCGTTATTTCTCATTTACCATTCTCAACGTTCTTAACAATTATAAGTCTCGTGTTAATCGCAACGTTCTTTGTTACATCGGCTGATTCTGCAACATTCGTTGTTTCTATGCAAACGAGCAATGGGAGCTTATCACCAAAGAACCATTTAAAATTAATTTGGGGATTAACAATTGCAGTCATTGCTGCTATTCTCTTACGAGCTGGCGGACTAAAAGCCTTGCAAATTGCAGCCATTATCGCTGCCTTGCCATTCTCATTTGTTGTCATTTTAATGATTACTTCATTATTTAAAGCATTGCGACAAGAAAACGTTGCTATGCAAACGAAACAAGCAACAAATACTATTAAAAAAGTAATGTAA
- a CDS encoding NfeD family protein — protein MSVLGYPLETIYLYGFIIITILTVIYIFFGDIFESVFSFGGGSTSIVTLLLSFLAMLCGFSYIGEYVLSLDSIVIFILSLCISLIGVFIMKILILKPIAESEQNTVHGMEEFIGCRGEVIITIPKEGFGEVLISSKFGSNAIPAKTVGKQDILQGTQVMIEGVQDGVLLVRNIAHSLKKPKW, from the coding sequence ATGTCTGTATTGGGGTATCCACTTGAGACAATTTATTTATACGGATTTATTATTATTACTATTCTTACTGTGATTTACATCTTTTTTGGAGATATTTTTGAATCTGTATTTAGCTTTGGAGGTGGATCTACTTCTATTGTCACGTTGCTACTAAGTTTCTTAGCTATGCTTTGTGGTTTTAGTTATATTGGTGAATATGTATTGTCTTTAGATAGTATCGTTATCTTTATTCTTTCGCTCTGTATATCACTGATTGGTGTTTTTATTATGAAAATATTAATTTTAAAACCCATTGCTGAATCTGAACAAAATACAGTACATGGTATGGAGGAATTTATCGGTTGCAGAGGAGAAGTCATTATTACTATTCCAAAGGAAGGATTTGGAGAAGTGTTAATTTCTTCAAAATTTGGAAGTAATGCGATACCAGCTAAAACGGTTGGAAAGCAGGATATTTTACAAGGTACACAAGTAATGATAGAAGGAGTACAAGATGGAGTACTACTTGTACGAAATATTGCTCATTCTTTAAAAAAACCAAAGTGGTAA
- a CDS encoding alpha/beta hydrolase: MRYDKRRGCKSKGNYRKIGIQDLIDDATLWVRFLKAHPLIDPKRIIIAGYGEGALLAPAVYLAILGQ, encoded by the coding sequence TTGCGTTATGATAAGCGGAGAGGTTGTAAAAGTAAAGGGAATTATAGAAAAATAGGAATACAAGATTTAATTGATGATGCTACTTTGTGGGTTCGTTTTTTAAAAGCTCATCCGCTCATAGATCCAAAACGAATCATTATCGCAGGATATGGCGAAGGAGCGCTACTAGCACCAGCGGTTTATCTCGCTATTTTAGGACAGTAA
- the colA gene encoding collagenase ColA — MNKKSKITQMMLGISTVALSFGSIQTQVSAEEKIPYNVMQMKPIGVETQTDQIAHVSQENKTLSFEERLRTGDFSQRPAFGMKRTESKQFQESYSMADFNKMNNEELIDTLANIRWNQITDLFQFNQDTKTFYQNKERMQVLIDELGRRGSTFTKDDAKGIDTFVEVLRSAFYLGFYHKELNYLNERSFHDKCLPALKAIAKNPNFKLGTEQQDTVVSAYGKLISNASSDVETVQYAANILKQYNDNLATYVSDFMKGQAVYSLIQGIDYDIDSYVYASYKEANQTMWYGKMDAFVNEVSRIALLQHVTTENSWLINNGIYFAGRLGKFHSDPNKGLAVVTQAMHMYPHLSDAYFVAVEQIKTNYGGKDYNGNKIDAEKIREEGKQRYLPKTYTFDDGSIVFKTGDKVTEEKVKRLYWAAKEVKAQYHRVIGNDKALEPGNPDDVLTVVIYNSPDEYKLNRQLYGYETNNGGIYIEQDGTFFTYERTPEQSIYSLEELFRHEFTHYLQGRYEVPGLFGEGDMYQNERLTWFQEGNAEFFAGSTRMNNVIPRKSIISGLSSDPANRYTAERTLFAKYGSWDFYNYSFALQSYLYNHRFEIFDQIQDLIRANDVKNYDAYREALSKDANLNTEYQAYMQKLIDNQERYNVPEVSDDYLAEHAPKALTEVKKDIEDTTNLKGATIKKHKSQFFDTFTVEGTYTGSTTKGEAEDWKEMSKHINQSLEKLTQKEWSGYKTVTAYFVNYRVNAENQFEYDVVFHGIATDSGENQAPVVNINGPYNGNVNQAIQFNSDGSKDEDGKITSYLWDFGDGTTTTEANPKHVYKQEGTYKVTLTVKDDKGKEAKTETTVTVRKGHETTVESEPNNRLEEANPIAFHTLIKGSLMNEDRTDIYTFDVTSSKNIDISVVNEHNIGMTWVLHHESDMQNYVAYGQANGNDIKGKFEAKPGKYYLYVYKFDNGNGTYTLSVK, encoded by the coding sequence ATGAATAAGAAATCAAAAATTACGCAAATGATGCTCGGTATTAGTACAGTAGCTTTATCATTTGGAAGTATTCAAACACAAGTATCAGCAGAAGAAAAAATACCTTATAATGTCATGCAAATGAAGCCGATTGGAGTTGAAACTCAGACGGATCAAATTGCTCATGTTTCGCAGGAAAATAAAACATTATCTTTTGAAGAACGATTAAGAACGGGAGATTTTTCTCAACGTCCAGCTTTTGGAATGAAGAGAACGGAATCTAAACAGTTTCAAGAAAGTTATTCTATGGCTGATTTCAATAAAATGAATAATGAAGAATTGATTGATACATTGGCAAATATTCGTTGGAATCAAATCACAGATTTATTTCAATTTAATCAAGACACAAAAACGTTTTATCAAAATAAGGAAAGAATGCAAGTTCTGATTGATGAATTAGGTCGTCGTGGGAGTACATTTACAAAAGATGATGCAAAAGGAATTGATACATTTGTTGAAGTGTTACGTTCAGCTTTTTACCTTGGTTTCTATCATAAAGAATTAAACTATTTAAATGAGCGTAGTTTCCATGATAAATGCTTGCCAGCATTAAAAGCCATTGCGAAAAATCCAAACTTTAAACTTGGGACAGAACAACAAGATACGGTAGTATCTGCATACGGGAAATTAATTAGTAACGCTTCGAGCGATGTTGAAACAGTGCAATATGCAGCAAATATTTTAAAACAGTACAATGATAATCTCGCTACTTATGTAAGCGATTTTATGAAAGGGCAAGCTGTATATAGTCTTATACAAGGGATTGATTATGATATAGATTCTTATGTGTATGCTTCGTATAAAGAAGCAAATCAAACAATGTGGTACGGTAAAATGGATGCTTTTGTAAATGAAGTGAGCCGTATTGCGCTTTTACAGCATGTAACAACAGAAAATAGTTGGTTAATTAATAATGGCATTTATTTTGCAGGTCGTTTAGGGAAATTTCATAGTGACCCAAATAAAGGATTAGCAGTTGTTACACAAGCAATGCATATGTATCCGCATTTAAGTGATGCTTATTTTGTTGCAGTAGAGCAGATTAAAACGAATTATGGCGGAAAAGATTACAATGGAAATAAAATAGATGCAGAGAAAATACGTGAAGAGGGAAAACAACGGTACTTGCCAAAAACATATACATTTGATGATGGATCTATTGTATTTAAAACAGGGGATAAAGTAACAGAAGAAAAAGTGAAGCGATTGTACTGGGCTGCTAAAGAAGTAAAAGCGCAATATCATCGTGTGATTGGAAATGATAAAGCGCTAGAGCCAGGTAATCCGGATGATGTGCTAACAGTTGTTATTTATAATAGTCCAGATGAATATAAGCTTAATAGACAACTATATGGATATGAAACAAATAATGGTGGAATTTATATTGAACAAGACGGAACTTTCTTTACATATGAACGTACCCCAGAACAAAGTATTTATAGTTTAGAAGAGTTATTCCGTCATGAATTTACTCATTATTTACAAGGGAGATATGAGGTTCCTGGTTTATTTGGAGAAGGAGATATGTATCAAAATGAGAGATTAACTTGGTTTCAAGAAGGGAATGCAGAGTTCTTTGCAGGATCTACTCGTATGAACAATGTTATTCCACGTAAAAGTATAATTAGTGGATTATCATCTGATCCTGCAAATCGTTATACAGCAGAACGAACATTATTTGCAAAATATGGTTCATGGGATTTTTATAACTATTCTTTTGCACTACAGTCCTATTTATATAATCATCGTTTTGAAATATTTGATCAAATTCAAGACTTAATTCGAGCGAATGATGTGAAGAATTATGATGCATATCGTGAGGCTTTAAGTAAGGATGCGAATTTAAATACTGAGTACCAGGCGTATATGCAAAAATTAATTGATAATCAAGAAAGATATAACGTGCCAGAGGTATCAGATGATTATTTAGCAGAGCATGCACCAAAGGCATTAACAGAAGTGAAGAAAGATATCGAGGATACAACGAATCTGAAAGGGGCAACGATTAAAAAGCATAAGTCCCAATTTTTTGATACATTTACGGTAGAAGGAACGTATACAGGTAGTACGACAAAGGGAGAAGCTGAGGACTGGAAAGAGATGAGTAAGCACATCAACCAATCTCTAGAAAAATTGACTCAGAAGGAATGGAGCGGTTATAAAACAGTTACAGCTTATTTTGTGAACTATCGTGTAAATGCAGAAAATCAATTCGAATACGATGTTGTATTTCATGGTATCGCAACAGATAGTGGAGAAAATCAAGCTCCAGTTGTAAATATAAATGGTCCATACAATGGAAATGTAAATCAAGCCATTCAGTTTAATAGTGATGGTTCCAAAGATGAGGATGGAAAAATTACTTCTTACTTATGGGATTTTGGAGATGGTACAACAACTACGGAAGCAAATCCAAAACATGTATATAAGCAGGAAGGAACATATAAAGTAACATTAACAGTAAAAGACGATAAAGGAAAAGAAGCGAAAACCGAAACAACCGTTACTGTTAGAAAAGGACACGAAACAACGGTAGAATCCGAACCAAATAATCGTCTGGAGGAAGCGAATCCTATTGCATTCCATACATTGATAAAAGGTAGTCTTATGAATGAAGATCGTACAGATATTTATACTTTTGATGTCACTTCTTCAAAAAATATAGATATTTCTGTTGTAAATGAACATAACATTGGGATGACATGGGTTCTTCATCATGAATCAGATATGCAAAATTATGTTGCGTATGGCCAAGCTAATGGAAATGATATAAAAGGGAAATTTGAAGCAAAACCAGGAAAGTATTATTTATATGTATATAAATTTGATAACGGAAATGGGACATACACATTATCAGTAAAATAA
- a CDS encoding alpha/beta hydrolase produces MEDEENPLLIKFSFYSKESVAGFIMLAGAVEPANSILEAKIENHVNERCSRFVSWLWKVFKIPYHMKLRNDKMMREVQLLEENSSWTKSIKLDAKWLRERLQYNVISYLEKVLCPVLAITGGRDIQVPPEYAKRIVSHVHDKAEWHIIPNMNHVLRNAEHKHTMLRLRKEYKGLLDKTIEEELLHVMKEWLKKHYLS; encoded by the coding sequence GTGGAGGATGAAGAAAACCCCCTACTGATTAAATTTTCATTTTATAGTAAGGAGTCTGTTGCTGGTTTCATTATGCTTGCAGGTGCGGTGGAACCAGCAAATTCTATATTAGAAGCAAAAATAGAAAATCATGTGAACGAGAGATGTTCTAGATTTGTAAGCTGGTTATGGAAGGTTTTCAAAATACCGTATCATATGAAATTAAGAAATGATAAAATGATGAGGGAAGTACAACTTTTGGAAGAAAACAGCAGTTGGACAAAAAGTATAAAGTTAGATGCCAAATGGTTAAGAGAACGGTTACAATATAATGTAATTTCATATTTAGAAAAAGTATTATGCCCAGTTTTAGCAATTACAGGAGGAAGGGATATACAGGTGCCTCCTGAATATGCGAAGCGAATTGTTTCACATGTTCATGATAAAGCAGAGTGGCATATCATTCCGAACATGAATCATGTTTTAAGAAATGCTGAACATAAGCACACAATGCTTCGATTAAGGAAGGAATATAAGGGACTTCTGGATAAAACTATTGAAGAAGAATTATTACATGTAATGAAGGAATGGTTAAAAAAACATTATCTTTCATAG